The following are from one region of the Coffea eugenioides isolate CCC68of chromosome 2, Ceug_1.0, whole genome shotgun sequence genome:
- the LOC113761904 gene encoding uncharacterized protein LOC113761904 — translation MVTVATLVVWWHEKHIVKEPYLDFLVDAGYANSSGFLAPYRGVRYHLSEWSASGSKPQNFKELFNLRHSIARNVIERTFGLFKKRWAILRDASFCDVKTHVMIINACVILHNLIRVEQPNDPYLDEVDAEMRRVQHEVDDEDEMEDEDEENGMEDDGPNNDGGVNAVNENRIRTVQPTSEWTQFRNALARAMFIDYQIRQGHHGS, via the coding sequence ATGGTAACAGTAGCCACATTAGTAGTTTGGTGGCATGAGAAACATATAGTAAAGGAGCCTTACTTGGACTTTCTTGTTGATGCGGGTTATGCAAATAGCTCCGGTTTCTTAGCTCCATATAGGGGAGTTAGATATCATCTTAGCGAGTGGTCTGCTAGTGGGAGCAAGCCTCAAAATTTTAAAGAGTTATTCAACCTTCGACATTCAATTGCTCGAAATGTGATTGAAAGGACATTTGGTTTGTTCAAGAAGCGGTGGGCCATTTTGAGAGATGCATCTTTTTGTGATGTTAAGACTCATGTCATGATAATTAATGCATGTGTCATCCTTCATAATCTTATTCGAGTAGAACAACCAAATGACCCTTACTTGGATGAAGTTGATGCTGAGATGCGAAGAGTACAACATGAggttgatgatgaagatgaaatggAAGATGAAGATGAGGAGAATGGAATGGAAGATGATGGTCCAAATAATGATGGTGGTGTAAATGCTGTTAACGAGAATCGAATTCGAACAGTACAACCAACTAGCGAGTGGACACAATTTAGGAATGCTTTAGCACGAGCAATGTTTATTGACTATCAAATTAGACAAGGCCATCATGGAAGTTGA